In Clostridium sp. DL-VIII, the following proteins share a genomic window:
- a CDS encoding ABC transporter encodes MGVLINILEQGLLFSLVSIGVYITYKILDFPDLSVDSTFPLGAAISAALLVKGVNPWITIIVATIGGAIAGGVTAFLHVKLKITNLMAGILVMIGLYSINLRIMGKANIPLFNTPNLFKLSIPALVLILVIVIIVKILLDLYLKTKSGFLLRAVGDNEQVVSSLGVNKDLVKVLGLMISNALVALAGALTAQYQGFSDVGMGTGTVVMGLAAVIIGTSLFERISFIKVTTLSIFGAVIYKAAIAIVLKLGLNANDLKLMTAIIVVIALCSNSGVLKFKKKKTIVEGGAKDAKGETTIQSI; translated from the coding sequence GTGGGAGTTTTAATAAATATTTTAGAACAAGGACTACTATTTTCACTAGTTTCCATTGGAGTATATATAACTTACAAAATTTTAGATTTTCCTGATCTATCTGTAGATTCAACATTTCCACTTGGTGCTGCAATTTCTGCAGCACTGCTGGTAAAAGGAGTTAATCCTTGGATCACAATAATAGTGGCAACTATAGGTGGGGCAATAGCTGGAGGAGTAACAGCATTTTTACACGTAAAGCTTAAGATAACAAACTTAATGGCTGGAATATTAGTTATGATAGGTTTATATTCTATAAACTTAAGAATAATGGGAAAAGCTAATATCCCATTGTTTAATACACCGAATTTGTTTAAATTATCTATTCCGGCACTAGTATTGATTTTAGTAATAGTTATTATTGTAAAAATATTATTAGATTTATATTTGAAAACAAAATCAGGATTTTTACTTAGAGCTGTAGGAGATAATGAACAGGTGGTTTCATCTCTTGGGGTAAATAAAGATTTAGTTAAGGTTTTAGGACTTATGATAAGTAATGCGTTAGTTGCACTTGCTGGGGCGCTAACTGCACAATATCAAGGTTTTAGTGATGTTGGAATGGGAACGGGTACAGTAGTAATGGGGCTTGCAGCTGTAATAATTGGTACATCATTATTTGAAAGAATATCATTTATTAAAGTGACTACATTATCAATATTTGGTGCAGTCATATATAAAGCAGCAATAGCAATTGTCTTAAAATTAGGTTTAAATGCTAATGATTTAAAACTAATGACTGCAATAATTGTAGTTATAGCATTATGTTCTAACAGTGGGGTTCTTAAATTTAAAAAGAAAAAAACTATTGTGGAAGGTGGTGCAAAAGATGCTAAAGGTGAGACAACTATCCAAAGTATTTAA
- a CDS encoding ATP-binding cassette domain-containing protein encodes MLKVRQLSKVFNPNTINENRVFDKLSLEVKQGDFISIIGSNGAGKSTLLNMISGTLEADTGSILLDGDEVIDKPEYVRSKSIGRVFQDPSKGVAPNMTILENISLADNKGKTFGLGFGINKKRIDYYKEMVRELNLGLEDKLYNKVLLLSGGQRQALTLLMSVMSKPKLLLLDEHTAALDPKTSEIIMDITRKIVRESGITTLMVTHNLKHALENGNRLFMMHRGKILVDVKDEEKEKLDNNKLLGLFEKANGAEALSDRTLFG; translated from the coding sequence ATGCTAAAGGTGAGACAACTATCCAAAGTATTTAATCCAAATACAATAAATGAAAACAGGGTGTTTGATAAATTGTCTTTAGAAGTTAAACAAGGTGATTTCATAAGTATAATTGGTTCTAATGGAGCTGGTAAGTCAACATTATTGAATATGATATCGGGAACATTAGAAGCTGATACAGGGTCCATATTATTAGATGGAGATGAAGTTATTGATAAGCCGGAGTATGTAAGGTCAAAGTCTATAGGACGAGTATTTCAAGATCCATCTAAAGGTGTTGCACCTAATATGACCATATTAGAAAATATATCTCTTGCAGATAACAAGGGAAAAACCTTTGGACTTGGATTTGGTATAAATAAGAAGAGAATAGACTATTATAAAGAGATGGTGAGAGAGCTTAATTTAGGCTTAGAAGATAAACTTTATAATAAGGTATTGCTTTTATCCGGAGGACAAAGACAAGCCTTGACGCTGCTTATGTCAGTAATGTCTAAACCGAAGTTGTTGCTTTTAGATGAGCATACTGCTGCCTTGGATCCAAAAACATCGGAGATAATAATGGATATTACTAGGAAAATTGTTAGGGAAAGCGGAATAACAACCCTTATGGTTACACATAATCTAAAACATGCTCTTGAAAATGGTAACAGACTTTTCATGATGCATAGAGGTAAAATACTAGTAGATGTTAAAGATGAAGAAAAAGAAAAGTTAGATAATAATAAACTTCTTGGGCTTTTTGAAAAAGCTAATGGAGCAGAAGCATTAAGTGATAGAACTTTATTTGGATAA
- a CDS encoding N-acetylmuramoyl-L-alanine amidase family protein yields MLSLKLRKVVAAATVAASVLALSPIGASAEWRQDSYGWWNTEGSSYSVGWSNIDNTWYYFGTDGYMKTGWVNDGGTWYYLQSSGAMKTGWVNDGGTWYYLQSSGAMKTGWINDNGVWYFAASSGAMQTGVIQVDGKIYYLAPSGAMQKGTVTIDGKVYTFALSGEAVGSVLPTPTLAFTSAGVSAALNTTGSTGTATPISSGGSSGGGGGSSSSGSSTKDKQQKAIDNAFVRDTKISLGAPIDNNNGTVTVQANVDFAAGDPVNTTIGGVTYTGTKNVHISFDDGTDVGLEGNLSDGFKIQKGKNGTIETVITLVGSDNTVRYVTPNPVHFAY; encoded by the coding sequence ATGTTAAGTTTAAAATTAAGAAAAGTAGTTGCAGCAGCAACAGTTGCAGCTTCAGTATTAGCTTTATCTCCAATAGGCGCATCAGCTGAATGGAGACAAGATTCTTATGGATGGTGGAATACAGAAGGAAGTTCTTATTCTGTTGGCTGGAGTAATATCGATAATACTTGGTATTACTTTGGTACAGATGGATATATGAAGACAGGCTGGGTTAATGATGGAGGTACATGGTACTATTTACAATCATCAGGAGCAATGAAAACTGGCTGGGTTAACGATGGAGGTACATGGTACTATTTACAATCATCGGGAGCAATGAAAACTGGATGGATAAATGATAATGGAGTATGGTATTTTGCAGCATCATCAGGAGCAATGCAAACTGGTGTAATCCAAGTTGATGGAAAGATATACTATCTTGCACCAAGTGGAGCAATGCAAAAAGGAACTGTAACAATAGATGGTAAAGTTTATACATTTGCATTGAGCGGAGAAGCAGTTGGAAGTGTATTACCAACTCCAACTTTAGCATTTACATCTGCAGGAGTTTCAGCAGCATTAAATACAACAGGTAGTACAGGTACAGCTACACCAATAAGCAGCGGAGGTTCATCAGGCGGTGGTGGCGGAAGCAGCAGTAGCGGAAGCAGCACAAAAGATAAACAACAAAAAGCCATAGATAATGCATTTGTAAGAGATACAAAGATTAGCTTAGGAGCTCCAATTGATAACAATAATGGAACTGTTACAGTACAAGCAAATGTAGATTTTGCAGCAGGTGATCCAGTTAACACAACAATAGGTGGAGTGACTTATACTGGAACAAAAAATGTACACATAAGTTTTGATGATGGTACAGATGTAGGTTTAGAGGGAAATCTTAGTGATGGATTTAAAATTCAAAAAGGTAAGAACGGAACAATAGAAACAGTAATTACTTTAGTTGGATCTGATAACACTGTAAGATATGTTACTCCAAATCCAGTACATTTTGCTTATTAA
- a CDS encoding ABC transporter substrate-binding protein, giving the protein MVGKKKAAMLLCTVLVGGILAGCGKGATDSNNQGGTSSAVKNVGVIQLVQHDALDASNKGFVDGLKEKGYEEGKNIKIEQQNAQGEQANAQTIAKQFVDSKKDLIFAIATPAVQAAYNSTKDIPIVFTAVTDPVKAEVAKDWKSSGTNVTGTSDKVPVDKQIELLKKLLPNAKTIGVIYNTSETNSVVQVDELKEAAEKEGLAVKEVGVTTVNEINQNLTSALDQIDALYTPTDNTVASGYALVGKLCLDKNVPIIGAEEAVVEKGGLASIGIDYYKLGKEAGYKAAEVLDGKKPSDVEISTLSDMSYTINTDVAKKLNVAIPSDIEESCKKVTGGVE; this is encoded by the coding sequence ATGGTAGGAAAAAAGAAAGCAGCGATGCTATTATGCACAGTTTTAGTTGGAGGGATTCTTGCAGGATGTGGGAAAGGTGCGACAGATTCAAATAACCAAGGGGGAACTTCATCAGCAGTAAAAAATGTTGGAGTAATTCAATTGGTTCAACATGATGCTTTAGATGCATCTAATAAGGGGTTTGTTGACGGACTAAAAGAAAAAGGATATGAAGAAGGAAAAAATATTAAGATTGAACAGCAAAATGCTCAGGGTGAACAAGCTAATGCACAAACAATTGCTAAGCAATTTGTAGATTCAAAGAAAGATTTGATTTTTGCAATTGCTACACCAGCAGTTCAAGCGGCATATAATTCGACTAAAGATATTCCGATAGTATTTACAGCAGTAACAGATCCTGTAAAGGCTGAAGTAGCAAAAGATTGGAAAAGTTCAGGGACAAATGTTACTGGAACATCGGACAAAGTTCCAGTTGACAAGCAAATAGAACTTCTTAAAAAATTACTTCCAAATGCAAAGACAATAGGTGTAATTTATAATACTTCAGAAACAAATTCAGTAGTTCAAGTTGATGAACTTAAAGAAGCAGCTGAAAAAGAAGGACTAGCAGTGAAAGAAGTTGGAGTTACTACTGTAAATGAAATAAATCAAAATTTAACAAGTGCATTAGATCAAATAGATGCATTATATACGCCAACAGATAATACAGTTGCATCTGGTTATGCATTAGTTGGCAAACTTTGTTTAGATAAAAACGTTCCTATAATAGGTGCAGAAGAGGCGGTTGTAGAAAAAGGCGGTCTTGCATCAATAGGTATAGATTATTATAAATTAGGTAAAGAGGCAGGATACAAAGCAGCAGAAGTTTTAGATGGAAAGAAACCATCAGATGTTGAAATAAGTACATTAAGTGATATGTCATATACTATAAATACTGATGTTGCTAAAAAGTTAAATGTAGCAATTCCATCAGATATAGAAGAAAGTTGTAAGAAGGTAACTGGAGGCGTTGAATAG
- a CDS encoding DUF4199 domain-containing protein, with the protein MNKTKRSMSIIIEVLLMLSIMFGVLCIFFQVVILNRNTYTRILEKSNAYEQVKESIYSKIDAILSAKNINYDIKESIITEDDIKREADAAIPGIIDYLKTGKNNIQPVDTEVYKQRVADMIHSTMQSLIKPTGDLSYNSHIDIQNTSNAIDKYKVDEMMVVKTKAQVGQDSLKVERLMSKDEAEARVREILKQKGLTEEQAIQKAKEKGITEEQALKILAGYGITIDGDPAKDESDSNKESSGENQSKASGNNASSDIKSSSADENNKESVKSGSQKGDAKPAQSAGSQLEIIQNKLIDEADNDIEKEVEKLDLSKVFNDSRIEKIAKVTSIVYKMFWMFMSLPIIFMIILIKTNKKKIICSLKQISRAFLIAGLILFSIFAGAHIFKFYEKINIGPVYFKEIISYAIKYLLELLSVYGLITLIVGLLVFIFTSMKIRKIESKLLQIK; encoded by the coding sequence ATGAATAAGACTAAAAGAAGCATGAGCATTATTATTGAAGTATTATTAATGCTTAGTATAATGTTTGGGGTATTATGTATATTTTTTCAAGTGGTTATATTAAATAGAAATACATATACAAGGATACTTGAAAAGAGTAATGCTTATGAACAAGTTAAAGAATCAATATATAGTAAAATAGATGCGATATTAAGTGCTAAGAATATTAATTATGACATTAAAGAATCAATAATAACTGAAGATGATATAAAAAGAGAAGCAGATGCAGCAATTCCAGGAATTATAGATTATCTGAAAACTGGTAAAAACAATATACAGCCAGTAGACACAGAGGTATATAAGCAAAGAGTTGCAGACATGATACATTCTACGATGCAAAGCTTAATAAAACCAACTGGAGATTTGTCTTATAACAGTCATATAGACATTCAAAATACATCAAATGCTATAGATAAATATAAAGTGGATGAAATGATGGTCGTTAAAACTAAAGCACAAGTTGGACAAGATTCTTTAAAAGTAGAAAGGTTAATGTCAAAGGATGAAGCGGAAGCTAGGGTAAGAGAAATTTTAAAGCAAAAAGGTCTTACTGAAGAACAGGCAATTCAAAAAGCAAAAGAAAAAGGAATAACCGAAGAGCAGGCTTTAAAAATATTAGCGGGATATGGCATAACAATTGATGGGGACCCCGCAAAAGATGAAAGTGATAGTAATAAAGAAAGCTCTGGAGAAAATCAAAGTAAAGCAAGTGGAAATAATGCCTCATCAGATATTAAGAGCAGTTCGGCAGATGAAAATAACAAAGAAAGTGTTAAGTCAGGTTCTCAGAAGGGTGATGCTAAACCTGCACAAAGTGCTGGAAGTCAATTAGAGATTATACAAAATAAGTTAATTGATGAAGCTGACAATGATATTGAAAAAGAAGTTGAAAAACTAGACTTGAGCAAAGTATTCAATGATAGCAGAATTGAAAAAATTGCAAAAGTAACCTCAATAGTATATAAAATGTTTTGGATGTTTATGAGTTTACCTATAATCTTTATGATTATTTTGATTAAAACGAATAAGAAAAAAATTATATGCTCATTAAAACAGATAAGCAGGGCTTTTTTAATAGCGGGACTGATATTATTTTCAATATTTGCAGGTGCTCATATCTTTAAATTTTATGAAAAGATTAATATTGGGCCAGTTTATTTCAAAGAAATTATTTCTTATGCAATAAAATATTTATTAGAACTTCTATCCGTGTATGGTCTTATAACATTGATTGTAGGACTGCTTGTGTTTATTTTTACTAGCATGAAAATAAGAAAAATAGAGTCTAAATTATTGCAGATAAAATAG